DNA from Dioscorea cayenensis subsp. rotundata cultivar TDr96_F1 chromosome 26, TDr96_F1_v2_PseudoChromosome.rev07_lg8_w22 25.fasta, whole genome shotgun sequence:
ttaaaatatttttgaattttttaaaattatatttaaatttttttaaaaaaaaaatttaacaatggtttaacaaaatatattaataatgtcAAAGCCATTTAATTGAATGGTTAAAGGCACGGTCTCTCATGTAATAACAGACGTGTTCGAGTATAACTCTGAAAATAAGAGTGAGATAAGAGTAATAGATTGCCTTGAACTTTATGAGCACGCGCTCTGAAAATAGCTTCATCCCCCGGCCCCACACAGCACCACTACCGAGTGCGCCACGGAATGATGCACTCGGACTCCACTGAGCAGTGAGCACTGCCACATGACAAAAATTCCTGGCTCACTTGCACCCTGTCTCTTTGTGTCACCATGTCATCGGTTTATGTTCGGGTGCTCTTCCCCTAgttatagtgttttttttttcctttacaacacaatgcttttttttttcttatcttttttttgtttgtttaatctcatttttttaataaatctccacctttacaaattaaaaaacaaaaaaaccatgaaACATAATTTTTGAGGTGGCCACCCCATTTCAAATAAAGAATCAATCAGAAACAAAGCGCAAGATCCAAATCTGCCAgcttcaatttattttttttataagtttttgtggtaactttatattatttattaatttttttttattgtcctGGGTTGGGGAGGCGATAATGATGGGCCAGAACCATTGAACTTTAATAATGCTCTGACAGCTGTACGTGTCAATAATTAATAGTAAGTGCGCCACCGACAAAAAGCCATCAGACGAGTGCGCTTTAATTTCTGGAATATCAGTCGCAGGCCAAGGATCCAACAAGTGTGTACGTAGCTAGCTAGCTATAGCTGCTGAAGTGAAGAATCATGTGCCCGGATGATCAGAAGAATGCAGTGCTTGGACTGCCAAAGATCGACTTCAATGCACTGCATCCGGATCGGCCAGGATGCGAAGGTTGGGCGGAGGTGAGGGCGCAGGTGGCTGACGCGGTGCGGACGTACGGGTGTTTTGAGGCCGTGTACAATAAGGTGACACCAGAACTAAAAGAGAAGGTGTTTGGCTCGGTCGTTAAGGATATGTTCAACTTGCCCATCGAGGCCAAACATCGCAACGTCTCGAACAAGCCCTTCCATGGATATCTCGGTCAAATCCCGAATCTCAGTTACGAGTCTCTCACAATCATGCACCCTCATCAGCCCGATGGCGTCAAGGCCTTCGCTGATCTCATGTGGCCTCAAGCGTCACCCGCCACCGCCACCTTttggtacttttttttttttgtgtttatttgattatatatatgaagCCTGTAATTAatatgagttatatatatatatgtgtgtgtgtgcagtGAGACAGTGTGTGGTTTGTCAAAATTGTTGGTTGAGTTGGACCGGATGGTGGGAAGGATGGTGCTGGAAAGCTTCGGGGTGGAAAAACACTATGATTCTCTGATGAACACTAACAAGTTCATGCTTCGTGTGTCAGAGTATCCGGCTCCTGACaaggatgaagagaagaagaagctgcTGGGGCTGGTGCCTCATCATGATAAGAATGTCATCACTATAGTGTGCCAGAACCAGGTTGATGGACTTGATATAGAGACTCAGGATGGGCAATGGATCCGCGCCATGCCATCCCCATCTTCTGTCATTATCTTTGCTGGTGAGGCTATTCGGGTATGTGCATGTGTGTTAATAATAtctgtatgtatgtatgtatttccatatatatcattatctaatagagatggcaatttgtaccctacccgacgggtatattcgtacccgtacccggtcaaagagggtattaccctctttgagcgggtacgggtaagggtattaTCCGTTAAtttttgagcgggtacgggtcgggtaagggtatgcccctaccctacccgtacccttaccttTACCtttacccgttgaagagggtacggtTAAAACctgtacccgtacccttaccctctcatatatatatatatatatataattttttattaaactaaacatttacacccaatttactcaatatctattttcatagtgattaatttgaaaataatacttcaaattttctcttaatatattattt
Protein-coding regions in this window:
- the LOC120253111 gene encoding probable 2-oxoglutarate-dependent dioxygenase AOP1 isoform X1; the encoded protein is MCPDDQKNAVLGLPKIDFNALHPDRPGCEGWAEVRAQVADAVRTYGCFEAVYNKVTPELKEKVFGSVVKDMFNLPIEAKHRNVSNKPFHGYLGQIPNLSYESLTIMHPHQPDGVKAFADLMWPQASPATATFCETVCGLSKLLVELDRMVGRMVLESFGVEKHYDSLMNTNKFMLRVSEYPAPDKDEEKKKLLGLVPHHDKNVITIVCQNQVDGLDIETQDGQWIRAMPSPSSVIIFAGEAIRAWTNGRTYSPLHNVKVGGSETRYSTIMFSLPDDDFVIEPLPELVDESHPALFRPYTYGEFVRFCHFEGRDIKCPHDAFCRIAP
- the LOC120253111 gene encoding 2-oxoglutarate-dependent dioxygenase AOP2-like isoform X2 produces the protein MCPDDQKNAVLGLPKIDFNALHPDRPGCEGWAEVRAQVADAVRTYGCFEAVYNKVTPELKEKVFGSVVKDMFNLPIEAKHRNVSNKPFHGYLGQIPNLSYESLTIMHPHQPDGVKAFADLMWPQASPATATFCETVCGLSKLLVELDRMVGRMVLESFGVEKHYDSLMNTNKFMLRVSEYPAPDKDEEKKKLLGLVPHHDKNVITIVCQNQVDGLDIETQDGQWIRAMPSPSSVIIFAGMDEWANVFTAAQRESGRQRDQIFNYHVLTAR